GCAGCAGGTGCAGTAAGATTGCTGCGCCCAATCCGCGAGGCGCGCAGCTAATCCACCGTGCGGCCAAAAGAATCGATCATCGGAGCCGTTCGATCAGATCCGCGACGCCAACCGCGTCATCGAGTGCAAAGCGCGGCGCGTTCGTCCGCGCTGGATAGTCGCACACGACGGCGAGCAGCTCGTGCTCGCGGCACAAGAGTGTGGTGCTGACGGCGGCACGCGAGAATTCGATTTTCGGTGCGGACTCGCGCTTGAACCCTTCGGCCAGGATCAGATCGAAGCCATCGAGCTGCGCGCCGATTTCAGCCAGCGTCAACTCGCGCGCCGTGCGCTCGAAGCGCGCGACTTCCACGGGCGACGAAACCACCACGGCATCCGCGCCCGCTTGCACAAAGCGCCATGAGTCTTTGCCCACCGTGTCGAGCGGCGTCTCGTGCACGTGATGCTTGACGACGGCGATGCGCAGCCCGCGCCGCTTCAACTCGGGCACCAGCTTCTCGATGAACGTCGTCTTGCCCACGCCCGATGGCCCGACAATCGAGATCAGCCGCGTCATGCCCCCACCGCCTCGCGCCCGGTTGGCTCGCTTGCCGGCGGGCGCTCTTCGCCGGCGACGTAGTACGCGGCGCCCGCGCACGCGCGGCACAGCGTCTCGCCGGCCTGCACCACGTCGCGCGCATCGTTGACGCCTTCGCCGCAGCGCGCGCAGGCCACACGCCGCAACGGGTGGCCGGGCAGATCAAACTCGGACAACTGCACGCGCACGGCCTGAATGTTGAACAGTTCCCGCTCCGGCATCTGCTGGTACGCAACCAACTGCGCATCATGCTTCGCCATGTCGCGCGGCGCGTAGCCGGCGGCGCGTTCCCGCGCGTCATCGAGCGCCGCCACGCGCACCGCGCGCCCCGTCTGCGTGTCCACGAACGTCGCCGCCATCTTGCCGTAATCGACGTACTTCAACGTGCGTTTGCCGAGGCTCACGCGCGCCACCGATGCCACGGCATCGGCCGCACAGCGGTCAATTTCGACGTACACGATAACCCGCTTGGGCTCCCGCTCCACATCGACATCCAGCGCGCGCAGCGCACATTGCGCCATGCGCACACCGAGCACCTGTCCCGCGCACAGATGGCCGTGTTGCAGCACCGCGTCATGCAAGAGGGTTTGAAAGTCGTGCATCCCAGCCTCCAGATCAAAGCAAAATGCCAGCCGCATGGAACAGGGGCTGGCATGAGATCCAACCATTCTCCTTTCCAAGCAGCGGGAGGCGCGCGCGTTTCCTTGCGCGCCCACGACCGCGTGATGAGCAAATCAGCCGCGACCGCGGCCCATGCCGGCGGGCACGCGGCTGCCGAACGGATTGCGCTGGCGGAAGTCACAGATTGGACACAAGTGGCTCTCGGTTGCGGAGGCGAATTTAGCTCCGCAGCGCACGCAGGCATGCAGTGCGCCTTCACAGACGACCACGGATCGCACGGTAAGCAATGCGTTCAGTGAAACACCGCGCTCCTGGCGCAGCGCCTTAGGCTCGCACACGTCGGCGCAAGCCCCGCAGGCCGTGCAGTACGCTGCGGCGAACGACACGCGAAAAGAGCGATCGGTCTGGCTGAATTGCAGTGCGCCCGTCGGACAGGCGCGGGCGCACGCGCCGCACGCGCTGCACGCGTCGTTGACCGCTACAGACCCGAAGGGCGGCGCGTCAACGTGGTGCTCCGCACGCACCGGCCCCAGACGGAGGGCGTTCAGGAGGCGTCGCCGTTCGCGCGGCGGACGCTTCGCCGCCGTTTCCGATTCGTCGCCTGCACTTAGCGCCTGGGCGAGCAGCACCTGCCCTTGCGCGGCGAACGTCCGCAGGAAATCACGGCGCGATAGCGGCGGCTGCGATGCCTGAATCACGGGGCGTACTTGCCACTCGTCACCGGCACCGTGCGGGAGCGACTCCACCGCGCCGCCCAGTGCGTGCGCCACCGCCAGCGTTTGCTCGATACCGAGTCTGGCCTTGCCGAGCGGACAATCAGCGCACGCATCGAGCCGTACGAGCAGGCGGGCACTGCTTTGCGCCAGCAGTGCGAGATAGACCGAAGCGCCTAGCGCCGCGAGGCACCCATCGAGAACGATGACGGCTTCGCTCTCATGCGGTCCCTTTGACGGCGAGGGATGACGGGCACATGCCAGCTCAAGCTGTTGCGGGCGTCCCAAACGGGATGCGCAGGTGAGCAACTGCGTCACGTCATCATGGCCGGCGAACGCGCCCAGCGGACAGAGGTGCAGACACAATCCACAATCGACACATGCAGACGCGTTGAACGCGAGCGAGCCATTGCCGGATAACGCCGTCGTAGGACACGAAGCAACGCACCGGTCGCACGTCGCGTATTTGTCGAACGCGCGCACGCACCGGCTGGCGTCGAAGGTGATTGGCGCCGTGTCGGCGGCGCCGCCGGCAACTGCGTGCGTCACGCGACGCGCTCCACGGCCGCCTGGCGGTCCAGCCACGCGCTGAGTTGGGCCAGGGTGCCGCGCGTGAGGAGCCCGACGCCGCGATAGAAATCGGTGCGGGCATGTTGCTGCACTTGCTCACACCACGTCGGCGCCCAGCGCAGCAGGTGCTCGGACATGAAAGTTCGCTGGGCCTGCAGGGCGCGCTGCACCTGGTCGAGGTCATCATGCTCCAATGCCTGCAACGACTGCTGTGCCAGGTGGGCGATGAAGGACAACTCCAGCCCGATGTGGTCGTCCGGCTCATACACGCGGCTGGCCAGTTCCAAGCCAAATTGCGCATACCACGCGCGCACCTGGAGCGTCTGCTCCTGGAACACCATTCGCTCTTCGCTGAAATATACCGACTCCCACGGCGCGGCCAGCACCGTGCCCGGTCCCATAAACAGCCGCGTGTAGTCGACGCGCAGCGTGTCCAGCGCCTCGCGGCTGATTGGCGTGCCACACTGCCGGCTCCACGCTTGCAGCCGCCGCAGGCCGGCGGCGGTCTCAGGGCCCGTGTCGCCGAGCGGATACTCCGCAAAGACGTCGTCGTCAACCAACGACTGGAGAAAACTCCCGTCGGGATACTCATACAGCAGCCTGGACAGCATTCCGCACACAAGCATCTCGGCGGTCAGGGTAGAATACCAGTCTGCCCCCGCTGCTTTATCCGTTGCACCATGGACTGACATAAGGCTCACTTCCCGGCGCCGCGCTGACGGCGTCGCCTCCACCAAGTAAACCCGAACAGCGGGGCGAGCAACAGTGACAGAACTACCGCCGAATAGGTGACAAGTGTAACCGCCTGCGCGGCGTTTATGCCGATGAGCGCCAGACCATCGCGCAGGCGCGCGCCGGGCGACGGCTCCCACACCGGCAGGGGTGGCGGTGAATACTCCGAACGCAATTGGTCGAGCACCAGCGCGTCGAACGGGATCACTGGATGGGTTGGCTCGGTCGTCAATGCAACCATCTGGCGGGCTTTTACGACCACCCGCTCTGATGTTCGCCCGAACGCGACGACGGCTTCGCCGTCCAGCACCACCAGCCAGCCCGCGTACTGTGGCGACTGTTCGTCCTGATAGGTCAACTGCTCCAGCGCGAAGTTGCCGCTGGCGACGGTGATCTGGGCGATTTCCGTTCTGATCACGAGCGGCGCCGCTGCGCTGCCCTTCCCCCACAGCCAGCCCTGCGCCAGCGCGACCGTGCTGCCGGTCAGGCTGGCTTCGCTTTCGGGGGGAATGACGATGGAGCCTTGCCCCCAGGCGACGCGGCGCGTTTCCGGGCGCGGTGCGAGCACGAGTGAAGCCGCCGCTGCCGCATTGACAACCTGAGCCTGGCTGTAGTAGCCCGGCGCGCTCGCGACCAGCGTCCGCGCATCGGGAGGAACCCCGGCCATGGCAAACTCGCCCGTATCGGGCGCCGAGCGCGCCATCGCGCCCTCCGGCTGCAGGCTGAGCCAGCCGAACGGCAGCGGTGCGCCGGCTTCATCACGCACAGCGCCGCGCTGGGTCGCCCCGCTAAGGCGTGCGAGCTTCAGGTCGACCTGCGGCGCCATATCGCCGGTGAGGTCAATGGTCCGTGCTGAGCTCGTCCAGCCGTGCTGGGCAAGCGCCGGCGCGTCGAGCGTGACGAGGTACCGGCCGATCGGTATCTCGCCAAATGCAAACGCGCCGTCCGCGCCCACGTTCACCTGATGGCTCACACCGTCAGGCCGGCGGATCGCCAGGACGGTGAGCGGCCCGTCCGGCAGCGGCAGCACACGCCCCTCAATGCGCGCCAGGCGCGCGCTGACGACCAGCGTGATGGGCGAGACGCTGCTCGCGGCTGGCGGCAATTCCAGCTCGACGGACTGGGTCCCCGCATAGCGCACACCCTGTATGACGATTGGCTCGACGCGGAACACGTACCGCACCGGACTCTGAATTGAGACCTCGACGGGGACCTGCGCGACGCCATTCGCATCGGTCGCCGCGCTGGCATGGCGCGCGCGCCACAGGTACATGCGCGTAGACGCGCTGACGGGCACGCCGCTTGCACGCTGGTCTGGCTGACCTTCGATGATGACTTTTACGGGGACGGTCACGATGGTCGAACGGTCCACCACGATGTGGCGCTCCATACGGGCCTGCTGACCATCCGGCAACGTCGCGGTGAGGGCCACGGTCACGGCGCCATTTGGCAGGTCAATCGGCGCGCGATAATGGCACTCGTCGCAGCGCGAGACGATCTCCACCGGTCCGAAGTCGCCGTGCGCGCCGGCGGGGTTGACGGTGGCGTTCACCAGGAACGTGCCGTCGGCGTCCGGCGTCAGCGTGAGCGTGTTGTGCAGTTGCGCGCCCTGCAGGACGTCAACGCGCACGCTGACCGCGCGCGGGTCGGCGGCGCCCGCCACCCATCCGTCGATCTTGATGCTGTATACTACCGAGGAAGGGCCGGCGTAGTACGTTTCGCCTTCCATCGGGCGGATCAACCCGACGCGCAGACCGCCTCCCTGCGCGTGCGCCGTTAGCGCGCCGCAGCACCACAGCAACAAACACAAGAGCAATGCGATTCGCGCGCGAGTACTGATTCCAGACGCGGTCGGTAGCCGCGGGGGTGCTCCGAAATCACCAACGCGAGGCACACCCGCGGTGCGCTCGCGGCTCATCGCGCCGCTCCGCCCTGCACCGACAGTTTCCATGGGTTGCCCGCAAAGTGACAACGCGCGCAATCGACCGCCTTCTGAACATTGTGCGACTGGTATGCCGCGCGGGTCTTTCGCCCCAGCAGTTCGGTGGTGCGGAACGTCGCCCAGGCGCCTCCCTCGGCGGCCGGGCCGACCTCCATCTTCGCCGCGTCGTGGCAGGCGACGCAGTTGACCTTCGCGTGCGCGCTGTCGTGGCCGCGTATCGTGCCCGGCATCGCGTCGTGACAGCCGCTCGCCGTGCAGTTCGCAACGGTCGAATGGGCGTCATGGCAGTCGGTACACGCGAAGGTCCGGTGCGCCTGCGTGCCGATGTCGCGCGCGTGCCGGATGGTCGCCGTGTCGGTGTGGCACTTCGCGCACAGGTCTGTGCTGCTGGCTACCGTCTCGTGGTAACCGGTGCGCGTGTCGAGCCATGTCGGCGTCCCGCTGGCGACGCCGTTCGTCACGCGGTGGCACACCTCGCAGCCGATGTTCTTCCAGGCCTCCTTCGCGACCGGCGGGTTGCCCTTGGCGATGCGCAACTGCGGGTCGAACGCGAATTTGCAG
The window above is part of the Chloroflexota bacterium genome. Proteins encoded here:
- the mobB gene encoding molybdopterin-guanine dinucleotide biosynthesis protein B, whose protein sequence is MTRLISIVGPSGVGKTTFIEKLVPELKRRGLRIAVVKHHVHETPLDTVGKDSWRFVQAGADAVVVSSPVEVARFERTARELTLAEIGAQLDGFDLILAEGFKRESAPKIEFSRAAVSTTLLCREHELLAVVCDYPARTNAPRFALDDAVGVADLIERLR
- a CDS encoding TraR/DksA C4-type zinc finger protein, translating into MHDFQTLLHDAVLQHGHLCAGQVLGVRMAQCALRALDVDVEREPKRVIVYVEIDRCAADAVASVARVSLGKRTLKYVDYGKMAATFVDTQTGRAVRVAALDDARERAAGYAPRDMAKHDAQLVAYQQMPERELFNIQAVRVQLSEFDLPGHPLRRVACARCGEGVNDARDVVQAGETLCRACAGAAYYVAGEERPPASEPTGREAVGA
- a CDS encoding 4Fe-4S binding protein, with translation MTHAVAGGAADTAPITFDASRCVRAFDKYATCDRCVASCPTTALSGNGSLAFNASACVDCGLCLHLCPLGAFAGHDDVTQLLTCASRLGRPQQLELACARHPSPSKGPHESEAVIVLDGCLAALGASVYLALLAQSSARLLVRLDACADCPLGKARLGIEQTLAVAHALGGAVESLPHGAGDEWQVRPVIQASQPPLSRRDFLRTFAAQGQVLLAQALSAGDESETAAKRPPRERRRLLNALRLGPVRAEHHVDAPPFGSVAVNDACSACGACARACPTGALQFSQTDRSFRVSFAAAYCTACGACADVCEPKALRQERGVSLNALLTVRSVVVCEGALHACVRCGAKFASATESHLCPICDFRQRNPFGSRVPAGMGRGRG
- a CDS encoding molecular chaperone TorD family protein, with the protein product MLSRLLYEYPDGSFLQSLVDDDVFAEYPLGDTGPETAAGLRRLQAWSRQCGTPISREALDTLRVDYTRLFMGPGTVLAAPWESVYFSEERMVFQEQTLQVRAWYAQFGLELASRVYEPDDHIGLELSFIAHLAQQSLQALEHDDLDQVQRALQAQRTFMSEHLLRWAPTWCEQVQQHARTDFYRGVGLLTRGTLAQLSAWLDRQAAVERVA
- a CDS encoding carboxypeptidase regulatory-like domain-containing protein, which translates into the protein MEGETYYAGPSSVVYSIKIDGWVAGAADPRAVSVRVDVLQGAQLHNTLTLTPDADGTFLVNATVNPAGAHGDFGPVEIVSRCDECHYRAPIDLPNGAVTVALTATLPDGQQARMERHIVVDRSTIVTVPVKVIIEGQPDQRASGVPVSASTRMYLWRARHASAATDANGVAQVPVEVSIQSPVRYVFRVEPIVIQGVRYAGTQSVELELPPAASSVSPITLVVSARLARIEGRVLPLPDGPLTVLAIRRPDGVSHQVNVGADGAFAFGEIPIGRYLVTLDAPALAQHGWTSSARTIDLTGDMAPQVDLKLARLSGATQRGAVRDEAGAPLPFGWLSLQPEGAMARSAPDTGEFAMAGVPPDARTLVASAPGYYSQAQVVNAAAAASLVLAPRPETRRVAWGQGSIVIPPESEASLTGSTVALAQGWLWGKGSAAAPLVIRTEIAQITVASGNFALEQLTYQDEQSPQYAGWLVVLDGEAVVAFGRTSERVVVKARQMVALTTEPTHPVIPFDALVLDQLRSEYSPPPLPVWEPSPGARLRDGLALIGINAAQAVTLVTYSAVVLSLLLAPLFGFTWWRRRRQRGAGK